In Glycine max cultivar Williams 82 chromosome 4, Glycine_max_v4.0, whole genome shotgun sequence, the genomic stretch tagtataaataccTCTCCCGTCCATACGCTGCAAGCAACGTGATCCGCATACGCTATCAGCATAGATGGGTCGCTCCGACCACCCGGAAATCCCTGAGGCTGATCCTCAGTCGCCTCTACGCCTGCGTCTGCAGGAATGTCCTCCACAACAGCTGGTGCCTCCATCGGGTCATCCTGAATGTCTGGGTCAGGGATGATTGGCTCCTCAACGTGATCCGCAGTCACAGCGACTCGCTGCCTCCGTGCGGATGCAGTAGGTCGTCGACACTGTGGACCATCATTGGAATCATCATGATCTCCTCTGCCCACACCTCTACGAGTGACCTGACCTAAGGCACGACCTAATCCTCTggtcctaaccatgatctgcaaatgagtACCGCAAAATCCATcactcatttcattttctcaaatttcaTGCGTCTAACGCATATAGGACATTGATTTGGGACATCATGGTTTTGGTTGTGTTCGTCTCATTGATACTAACATCAGTAGAGTATGGACAATTTAATTCTGGCCAAAGAAGGCACAGAATTCAATGGATCAAAGAATTTAGGACTTTGTTGCGAGAGTTAAGGGTAAAATTTTCCTTATGAGGATTAAATGGATTGTTTTATAAATGTCTCCATGCATTAAATGGATTGAATGGATTGTTTATCTCTTCATTAAATTTTCCTTTTcgtctataacattaattatatttgtgtaTCAAGACTTTGATTGGCCAATGTTGAGCCAATCAGGAAGAGAGAATTGACATGTAGAATGATTTATTCCATAGGTGTTGAATGAATTCACACATGGGAAGCAGGAACGGTTCAGGTTATGAAGCTGAAATGGTATCCATATTCTCTCATATTGAGTCCCCTGACAGATCACTTCATGACCATGTAATTGAAGCTCTTGGCAAGCTCACTGTTGAACAAGGAATTCCTTATGTTAAAAAAGTCATGAGAAATTAAAACAAGTTTTCATTTGTTGCTAAGAATGTTTAGTGTAGCCCAAAGTCAATTCAAGGATCTCGAGGTTGTGATTAAATTTAAAGTCCCTTTTATTAATtgagaatttttgttttgtttctctaccttttatgttttcagtttttcaaatttaattgatgATTATGATAGGGTTTTGGGAATTGAATTAATATTAGCATTAGGTGATAGAATGGTTGCTTAATTGATGACCAAAATGCTTATTGCTCTAAAGTTTGATATAAAACCATTTGTATGGAATAGTTGGTTCATCATTTGTGATATTATATTATAGCCGACCATGTGGCTTAGAGTTCTAAATAACTTAAGGTTTTGGGATAGTTGGTTCATGATTCCAAATGCATTTCTTCACATACAGGCTCAGAGGTTCTAAGCAAACTACCATCATGCCAAATTCCCAGTTCTATCATGGAAAATTCCTATTTCCTAGTTTAATCCATTAATTGCAAGTATTTGCATCTATCTAAGGTATGAATTTAGGTAGAAGAAGCTGCAGATTGTTATTCATTGTTGTTCTCCTCTAATTTGGATTTAGGTACAAGAAGCTGCACATTGTTATTCATTGTTGTTCTCCTCTAATTTAGGTACAAGAAGTTGCAGATTGTTATCTAAGGTATGAATTTAGGTACAAGAAGCTACAGATTGTTACTCACAAGTATTTGCATCAATCATATTGGTCATAACTTAGTTAAAGGAAGTACATGGAAGTTGGCTTATATGGAAGCACATGGAAGTTAGCTTATAGCGATATCAATCATTAGCATACATTCATGGCAATTTGTATGAAACAGTAGATATTCATGAcactatttatcaaatatttagcaTACATTCAGAGGtatcaaataatatttggcaatttttgaattaaaatcaaACTGTGAGTTTTACGGATCAGGTGATCCGTAAAGCTCCCAGCGATTTCCGACAGTGTTTTCCGCCATCGCCGACAACATTGGAGCAAAAAAAAGTCAAGTTCACGGGCCTGACCTCGACGGTGGACgcaggaagaagaagcagcaagaAGAAGCAGGAAGAAGAAGACGCAGGAAGCTTCCTCGCACCACCACCGCACCTCctcaacgaagaagaagaagagctaCAAAGAAGACGTAGGAAGAAGAAGGCGCAGGAAGAAGAAGTAGCAAGAAGAagcaggaagaagaagaaatgtgaTGAAGCAGGAAgatgaggaagatgaagaagcaggaagaagaaggagagagctgatccgaaagaagaagaagggaagcGCAAATGTGGGGAGGGAGAGAGAaaggttatgtttttttttttttaaattaacaaaggGCATTTTTGCCTTTTCACactaattgctgggtgcaccagcaaaactgctgggtgcacctagcagcacTCAAAGGAAGACTCTACAATCAGTGTGGCTTAGGAActatgtttaaaattattatttcaacatttttattaaagtGGATCATTATTATTTCAGTTATGTtgatgtttgttgttgttggggtcctgatgcaagctccattggagcttgtaggcctaggatcttcttcatcaatggattcctttgcttcttggaagataaatggcagcggaatggagaaggaagagagagaggagacgccacttcaaggagaagatgagtctagaagaagctcaccaccataggaggccatggataagagcttggaggaagaaggagatgaatgaagggagagagagagaagagcacgaaattttgtgctcaaaaggagctctgaaatctgaagttaatattcaaatgatcaaagttgaaaaaaatacacacacatgacctctatttatagcctaagtgtcacacaaaattggagggaaattcaaatttcacttgaatttgaaattgaatttgtggagccaaactttggagccaaaatttcactaattatgattagtgaattttagttatggttcagcccactaatccaagatcaattacaagattctccactaagtgtgcttaggtgtcatgaggcatgaaaagcatgaaggacatgcacaaagtgtgactatatgatgtggcaatggggtgtagtaagcaaatgctcacctccccctctaaaatttaattggattgggcttctaccaattcaattaaatttatttccaaccacacacatcaaatatccacttagtgcatgtgaaattacaaaactacccctaatacaaaaactagtctaggtgcccaaaaatacaagggctgaaaaatcctatatttctagggtaccctacctacaatatggagccctatatacaaggaccaaatataatgacatcctagtctaatatgtacaaagataattggacccaaccttggcccatgggctcagaaatctaccctaaggttcatgagaaccctagggccttcttcagcagctctagcccaatcttcttggagcctcttgctcatggttctagtgattggtcccttcctagggaggattgcatcatcccctcccccttgaagaggatttgacctcaaatctgttagttcttcctcctcaatatcagctccacctgcaaaaggagttaaatcagaaatgttaaaagtggtgctgactccatactcttctgggaggtccaacctataggcattgttattgatcctctccaaaacctgaaaaggtccatcccctctagggctaagcttggatttccttttagtagggaatctatccttcctaagatggagccaaacccagtcaccctcattaagaactagctcttttcttcctctattgcctttagttgaatacacctttgtttggttctctatttggttcttaaccctctcatgcatcttctttacaaattctgacctagattccctttctttatgtataaaagaagtgtccagtgggaggggaatgaggtctaacggtgttaggggattgaacccatagacaacctcaaaaggggactgcttggtggttctatgaacccccctgttgtaggaaaattctacatgaggaagatactcatcccaagacttatggttgcctttcagaagagcccttaaaagggtggataaagacctattcactacctctgtttgcccatcagtttgtggatgacaagtggtagagaaaagaagtttagttcctaacttagcccataaggttttccagaagtggctaaggaacttagcatctctatctgacacaatggtcctaggcaaaccatggagtctcacaacttccctgaaaaagagttttgagatgtgggaagcatcatccaccttgtggcatggtataaagtgtgccatcttgctaaacctatccaccaccacaaagatagagtctacacctctttgggttctaggaagcccaaggacaaagtccatactaatgtctacccaaggtgcagatgggatgggtaagggtgtgtatagcccatgaggcatcaccatagacttggcttgtaaacaagccacacacctagtgcaatgcttatggacatctttcttcatatggggccaataaaacttttctttgagtaagacaagggtcttgtctatcccaaagtggcccatgagcccaccctcatggctctctttcacaagtaatttcctaatggatccttggggtatgcaaagctttccctctttgaacaaatacccctcagccaaatagaatccatcttgggcctttttcccacaactctcataaatgggagagaaatgttcatctaaagcatacaagtccctaatattatcaaatcctaaaattcgagctcctagggagcaaaacaatgtgtgtctcctagagagggcatcagctaccacatttgtttttccctttttgtatttgataacatatggaaattgctctaggtactctacccattttgcatgcctcttgtttaacttgctttgccctctaatgtacttaagtgattgatgatcactatgaatgacaaattccttggaaacaaggtaatgttcccaagtttggagggctcttattaaggcataaagctctttatcataggtggggtagttgagggtggcactatgaagtttttcactaaaataagcaatagggtgcccaccttgtaacaatacagctccaactcccactccagaggcatcacattctagctcaaaagttttagaaaagtcaggaagagctagaacaggtgccttagta encodes the following:
- the LOC106798539 gene encoding uncharacterized protein, with the protein product MSDGFCGTHLQIMVRTRGLGRALGQVTRRGVGRGDHDDSNDGPQCRRPTASARRQRVAVTADHVEEPIIPDPDIQDDPMEAPAVVEDIPADAGVEATEDQPQGFPGGRSDPSMLIAYADHVACSVWTGEERPELKLSSHGRKVHGLGRPVPAIEGLIAGTGLSPLIACSVDTGDRGLLSAFMER